A single genomic interval of Lepisosteus oculatus isolate fLepOcu1 chromosome 12, fLepOcu1.hap2, whole genome shotgun sequence harbors:
- the lrrfip1a gene encoding nestin isoform X19, whose amino-acid sequence MGTQGTGRKRIPNRERLTAEDDALNQIAREAEARLAAKRAARAEAREIRMKELERQQKEIYQVQKKYYGLDNKWGDIEQWMEDNERYSRRTRRNTSISDDDERMSVGSRGSLRGSVYEDSVCSAARRFNGSNSRAPSEYSGFLGSNSRASSRASSARASPVSQEDCSSVAGFLRSAASSSSVLRDLDDVTIPDLPDVEERSDRDFLEKGSRTASTLSAATLASLGGSSSRRGSGDTSISADTEASIREIKDIHELKDQVQDVELRYIQGLKEVKDSLAEVEEKYRKAMVSNAQMDNEKSNLMYQVDTLKDSLMELEEQLSETRRAYEEKTKEYERERHAHSVLQFQFNEMKETLRQSEELLTEVRQLRLKQDGYVREVSDLQETLEWKDKKIGALERQKEYSDAIRNERDELRDEVVLLKDVLKRHGIVLGQSAATNGEAGEGGPDRPANVDSSPVSAQDPSQTLHSSGDGLLGKAKEVQMESKDVKDVGNKQILEKDENNSVGQHRQQEGAESQEGLGGEKTQEIQGGSELSSPAPCEDSLNNIEEQRLLASIPSQENPEKAWSDSSMASDSVTQVTDTDKGDTHQDGIQKPIQESKLGGDVVCGSTENTSMVDEGEQKREIVVETEKAGIQVVITGPEEEMVREGDEGPENGGNNSEKPEQTSGGFGVTVDENKYQSSDTGSEAIDSASSGVEIQDTNTIEGRIENKTFVERETELKAASEISVESAEVDLVEKHTESKCMDSKRDNILDSGIEGTTDKDVMDGSGQIEKVISVDECATPESTGAVSEEINWSISKCQEEIQGQEARFLKSEAGNTESARDSTLLSLESEVNSVKGEINEELSESLVARLPEGESCDNTLSDKEHDVAITLSEQLHREQYSEVVLRETESEGEERVVSGDSVTPVLPNTQSDPESKGTREEASLDGPTEPPVLECADDPGRDTTDESAIESEGKENEVAQGAEPEMDSKPDENDLDNRIQEEGAEVVKEHDLKTEDSGLGTEDVREKPETQEIDKKTESQSPTEAQDSGCRDLEENEHPQPTGPEFEEGECPQLTGPELKEDERPQLAEPELKEDERPQLAEPELKEDERPQLAEPELEEDKCPQPAEPEHEEVGGPQPTGPEHEDDGHPQPTEPELEEDECPQVTGPELKEDEHPQSIGPELKEDERLQSTGPELEEDECPQPTGPELEEDGRPQPTGPELQEDGSPQVAGPELKEDECPQPTGPEIKEDGRPQPTGSELEEDGCPQPTGPELKEDRPPHSTGPELKEDRPPHSTGPELEEDRHPQQTGPEIQEDRGAHLPGTELEKDGCPQPTGPEVEDDGHPQPTGPDVEDDGRPQPTGPDVEDDGRPQPAGPVLEEDGGPQPTALELEEDGGPQPTALELEEDGGPQPTALELEDDVRPQPAGPEVEDDVRPQPTGPEVEDDVRPQPAGPELEEDGGVQPTAPEHGKENKSVDNEEEKKMELTGGNERKNDGEEKENETEKDIAEILDVGVEFGDNVNTVDLSEEGKSTVSSCNPLVGSPITKGLEEPTGESTVLYPENCELKDKSELQMQGNSDTNVLADTSNLTSEEVSDVSETPEKVDIDTVVTDNSFDAKMDAAKEESQECLTAQGVSSVGALAECVEKVIAQVERTEVEEDEIQEKSQVKDDPVDSLNLKGEGESAERTEVQETDPKEETKTQVKEESPVMLENDLKKGKDMLETNEAQEIGKRENIELQVKHDGSVQDTVNADSEDVSSGRTMDSCVSISEAGASHPEGSNGNKEHQKQTEVQDKCATSPVKEKSETKNAGQAELSKVLCVSEKEQELTSEKEEEEEEDEKGDSFEFEDSALAEEQPREEKIEAASGALEPRTEKKDGNQDVKSVSSDKVEDLEQSKQSEAGETEAPQQESESKPGAHEESSAVKSADRVRESAEDEQDQNGSQEEGNTMEGAVKDKGQTESQAQKSGGARNQEETEGDDLGKADSAKGSKKGKGKGRDDCRMS is encoded by the exons GGCTCTGTTTACGAGGACAGTGTATGCAGCGCAGCCCGGCGGTTTAATGGCTCTAACTCTCGAGCT CCATCGGAGTACAGTGGCTTTCTGGGGTCCAACTCGCGTGCTTCTTCCAGGGCCAGTTCTGCTCGCGCCAGCCCTGTG TCTCAGGAGGACTGCAGCTCGGTGGCAGGGTTCCTGCGCAGTGCAGCTAGCAGCAGCAGTGTCCTGAGAGACCTGGATGATGTCACTATCCCTGATCTGCCCGAC GTGGAAGAGAGGTCGGACAGGGATTTCCTGGAAAAG GGATCTCGGACAGCTTCCACGTTGTCAGCTGCTACCCTTGCCTCCCTGGGAGGGTCATCTTCTCGTAGAGGGAGTGGGGATACCTCCATCTCTGCTGACACAGAAGCCTCTATTCGAGAGATTAAG GATATTCATGAGCTGAAGGATCAGGTTCAGGATGTGGAACTCAGATATATACAGGGGCTCAAAGAAGTCAAG gactctctggctgaagtggagGAGAAGTATAGGAAAGCCATGGTATCCAATGCCCAGATGGACAATGAGAAGTCTAATCTGATGTACCAGGTGGACACGCTGAAGGACTCCCTGATGGAGCTGGAGGAGCAGCTCTCAGAGACCAGGAGAGCATATGAAGAAAAAACTAAA GAATATGAAAGAGAGAGGCATGCCCACAGCGTGTTACAGTTCCAGTTTAACGAGATGAAAGAGACTCTCCGACAAAGTGAAGAATTATTAACT GAGGTCCGCCAGCTGCGACTGAAGCAGGATGGCTATGTTAGGGAGGTTTCTGACCTGCAGGAAACCCTGGAGTGGAAGGATAAAAAGATTGGG GCCTTAGAGAGGCAGAAGGAATATTCTGACGCTATCCGGAATGAGCGGGATGAGCTCAGGGATGAAGTGGTCCTACTGAAGGACGTTCTGAAG AGACACGGGATTGTTCTGGGCCAGAGCGCAGCCACTAATGGGGAGGCCGGCGAGGGTGGTCCTGACAGACCGGCCAATGTGGACTCCTCCCCAGTGTCAGCTCAGGACCCCTCTCAGACTCTGCACTCTAGTGGGGATGGACTGCTAG GCAAAGCCAAGGAGGTGCAGATGGAAAGTAAAGATGTGAAGGATGTTGGGAATAAGCAGATCTTGGAGAAGGATGAGAACAATTCTGTGGGACAGCACAGGCAACAGGAGGGGGCAGAATCACAGGAAGGGCTTGGTGGAGAAAAGACGCAAGAAATCCAGGGTGGAAGTGAACTGTCTTCACCAGCACCCTGTGAGGACTCACTAAATAACATAGAAGAACAGAGGCTTTTGGCCAGCATACCCTCTCAAGAGAACCCAGAAAAGGCATGGTCCGACTCGTCTATGGCCTCTGATAGTGTCACACAGGTCACTGATACAGACAAGGGTGACACACATCAAGATGGCATTCAGAAGCCCATTCAAGAGTCCAAGCTTGGGGGTGATGTAGTCTGTGGCAGTACAGAGAACACAAGTATGGTAGATGAAGGAGAACAAAAGAGAGAAATTGTTGTTGAAACAGAGAAAGCAGGGATACAAGTGGTTATAACAGGTCCTGAAGAAGAAATGGTTAGAGAGGGAGACGAAGGTCCTGAAAATGGTGGGAATAACAGTGAAAAACCTGAGCAAACTTCAGGTGGTTTTGGTGTAACCGTTgatgaaaataaatatcagaGTTCAGACACAGGTAGTGAAGCCATTGATTCAGCATCATCAGGTGTGGAAAttcaagacacaaacacaatcgAAGGAAGgattgaaaacaaaacttttgtaGAAAGGGAAACAGAGCTCAAAGCTGCTAGTGAGATAAGTGTGGAAAGTGCAGAGGTAGATTTGGTAGAAAAGCACACAGAGAGCAAATGCATGGATAGTAAAAGAGATAATATTTTGGATAGTGGAATAGAAGGAACAACAGATAAAGATGTAATGGATGGTTCAGGTCAAATCGAGAAAGTCATCAGTGTGGATGAATGTGCAACCCCAGAAAGTACTGGCGCTGTATCAGAAGAAATAAATTGGAGCATATCAAAGTGCCAAGAAGAAATTCAAGGTCAAGAAGCACGTTTTCTGAAATCAGAAGCTGGAAATACAGAGTCTGCTAGGGACAGTACTTTGCTTTCTTTAGAGAGTGAGGTTAACTCTGTAAAAGGTGAAATTAATGAAGAATTATCTGAAAGTCTGGTAGCTAGGTTACCAGAGGGTGAAAGTTGTGACAACACATTGAGTGACAAAGAACATGATGTAGCTATAACTTTAAGTGAACAGTTACATAGGGAACAATATTCTGAGGTAGTTTTAAGGGAAACGGAGTCAGAGGGAGAAGAGAGGGTTGTTTCAGGAGACAGTGTGACCCCAGTCCTGCCAAACACTCAGTCTGATCCTGAAAGCAAAGGGACAAGAGAAGAAGCTTCATTGGATGGACCTACTGAACCACCGGTATTGGAATGCGCTGATGATCCAGGAAGGGACACCACAGACGAATCGGCCATTGAgagtgaaggaaaagaaaatgaagtagCTCAAGGAGCAGAGCCTGAAATGGATTCAAAACCAGATGAGAATGATTTGGACAATAGAATCCAGGAGGAAGGTGCAGAAGTAGTCAAAGAACATGACTTGAAGACTGAGGATTCTGGATTAGGGACAGAAGATGTAAGAGAAAAGCCGGAAACACAAGAAATTGACAAGAAAACTGAAAGTCAATCTCCAACAGAAGCACAAGATTCAGGGTGCCGAGATCTGGAGGAAAATGAACATCCCCAGCCGACTGGACCTGAATTTGAGGAGGGTGAATGTCCCCAGCTGACTGGACCTGAACTCAAGGAAGATGAACGTCCCCAGCTGGCTGAACCTGAACTCAAGGAAGATGAACGTCCCCAGCTGGCTGAACCTGAACTCAAGGAAGATGAACGTCCCCAGCTGGCTGAACCTGAACTCGAGGAAGATAAATGTCCCCAGCCCGCTGAACCTGAACACGAGGAAGTTGGAGGTCCCCAGCCAACTGGACCTGAACACGAGGACGATGGGCATCCCCAGCCAACTGAACCTGAACTTGAGGAGGATGAATGTCCCCAGGTGACTGGACCTGAACTCAAGGAAGATGAACATCCCCAATCAATTGGACCTGAACTCAAGGAAGATGAACGTCTCCAATCAACTGGACCTGAACTTGAGGAAGACGAATGTCCCCAGCCCACTGGACCTGAACTCGAGGAAGATGGACGTCCCCAGCCCACTGGACCTGAACTTCAGGAGGATGGATCTCCCCAGGTGGCTGGACCTGAACTCAAGGAAGATGAATGTCCTCAACCAACTGGACCTGAAATCAAGGAAGACGGACGTCCCCAGCCGACTGGGTCTGAACTCGAGGAAGATGGATGTCCCCAGCCCACTGGACCTGAACTCAAGGAAGACAGACCTCCCCATTCCACTGGACCTGAACTCAAGGAAGACAGACCTCCCCATTCCACTGGACCTGAACTCGAGGAAGACAGACATCCCCAGCAGACTGGACCTGAAATCCAGGAAGACAGAGGTGCCCATCTCCCTGGTACTGAACTTGAGAAAGATGGCTGTCCCCAGCCCACTGGACCTGAAGTTGAGGATGATGGCCATCCCCAGCCCACTGGACCTGACGTTGAGGATGATGGCCGTCCCCAGCCCACTGGACCTGACGTTGAGGATGATGGCCGTCCCCAGCCCGCTGGACCTGTACTCGAGGAAGATGGAGGTCCCCAACCCACTGCACTTGAACTTGAGGAAGATGGAGGTCCCCAACCCACTGCACTTGAACTCGAGGAAGATGGAGGTCCCCAGCCCACTGCACTTGAACTTGAGGACGATGTCCGTCCCCAGCCCGCTGGACCTGAAGTCGAGGACGATGTCCGTCCCCAGCCCACTGGACCTGAAGTCGAGGACGATGTCCGTCCCCAGCCCGCTGGACCTGAACTCGAGGAAGATGGAGGTGTCCAGCCCACTGCACCTGAACAcggaaaggaaaacaaatcagTAGATAATGAAGAGGAGAAGAAAATGGAGCTTACTGGAGGAAATGAGAGAAAAAACGATggtgaggaaaaagaaaatgaaacagaaaaagatattGCAGAAATCTTAGATGTTGGTGTTGAATTTGGAGATAATGTCAATACTGTGGATTTAAGTGAAGAAGGGAAAAGTACTGTCTCAAGCTGCAACCCACTGGTAGGATCCCCAATAACTAAAGGTTTGGAAGAACCAACAGGTGAAAGCACTGTTCTATATCCTGAAAATTGTGAGTTGAAAGATAAATCTGAACTCCAGATGCAAGGTAATTCAGACACAAATGTGCTTGCTGACACTTCAAACCTGACTTCTGAAGAGGTAAGTGATGTCAGTGAAACCCCAGAAAAGGTGGACATCGACACCGTTGTTACAGACAATAGCTTTGATGCAAAGATGGATGCAGCTAAGGAAGAAAGCCAGGAGTGTTTGACTGCTCAGGGCGTTTCTTCAGTAGGAGCATTAGCAGAATGTGTGGAAAAAGTAATCGCACAAGTTGAAAGAACAGAGGTGGAAGAAGATGAAATTCAGGAAAAGTCACAAGTCAAAGATGATCCAGTAGATTCCTTGAATCTCAAAGGAGAAGGGGAGTCAGCTGAGAGAACAGAAGTACAAGAAACAGACCCTAAGGAAGAAACTAAGACTCAGGTAAAGGAGGAGTCGCCAGTGATGTTAGAAAATGAtctaaaaaaaggcaaagatATGCTTGAAACAAACGAGGCACAGGAAATTGgtaaaagagaaaatattgaGTTGCAGGTTAAACATGATGGTAGTGTTCAggatacagtaaatgctgaCTCAGAAGATGTCTCTTCTGGGAGGACGATGGATTCTTGTGTTTCTATTAGTGAAGCTGGTGCATCGCATCCAGAAGGAAGTAATGGGAACAAAGAACACCAAAAGCAGACAGAGGTCCAGGATAAATGTGCCACAAGTCCAGTGAAGGAAAAGTCTGAAACTAAGAATGCGGGGCAGGCTGAGCTCAGTAAGGTCCTCTGTGTATCTGAAAAAGAGCAAGAACTGACCAGTGagaaagaagaagaggaggaagaggatgaGAAAGGAGATTCGTTTGAGTTTGAAGACTCTGCACTTGCAGAGGAGCAACCTCGGGAAGAAAAAATAGAGGCAGCATCGGGGGCGCTGGAGCCGCGTACCGAGAAGAAAGATGGCAATCAAGATGTGAAGAGTGTCAGCTCGGATAAAGTAGAAGACCTTGAACAGTCCAAGCAATCTGAAGCTGGTGAGACAGAGGCTCCACAGCAGGAATCTGAGTCAAAACCAGGGGCACATGAGGAGAGTTCTGCTGTGAAATCTGCAGACAGGGTGAGAGAATCAGCAGAAGATGAACAGGACCAGAATGGATCACAAGAGGAGGGCAATACGATGGAGGGGGCAGTCAAAGATAAGGGGCAAACAGAAAGTCAGGCTCAAAAGAGTGGGGGTGCAAGAAATCAAGAAGAGACAGAGGGTGACGATCTTGGCAAGGCAGATTCAGCTAAAGGGAGTAAGAAGGGAAAGGGGAAAGGGAGGGATGATTGTAGGATGTCATAA